In Scophthalmus maximus strain ysfricsl-2021 chromosome 13, ASM2237912v1, whole genome shotgun sequence, the genomic window GCAAATTGGCTGTAACAACACATATTGCTCATAAGTCCCATTTTCCGCTGCCTGATTTGACACTGTGCCGGGCGACAACATTGCCAGGGACCAGGTCTGCTGTGCCATTGGACGGGGAGGGGGAAGCGTTGGacgggagggacggagggagggagcacaCCTTGCCTACAAAGTTACCCATTAACCTGTCCTTCTgggaagctgctgcagagcacACCTCGTTTCAACCTTTGCACAACATTTCTCCATTTCAcaaacaggggggaaaaagaaaaatgcagtcACGGCTGATGAGTGCGTTGTGAGAGCGTGGACGGGCAGCGGGTGATCTCGCCGAAGCGACAGGGCCCGACGCCGACAGGTGACCAGGTAAGACTTCACATGAACAGCCGGTCttataaaaggggggggggggcttcgaCAGCCTCTGTGTTACGCTGTGCAAACATCACACGACGGCTTTCGCTCGGTTTTTCGAGCCACGGCTTATCGTGCCAACTGATAATGTCTAGGTCACAAAATAACGTGATACAATTTGACTTGAATTCTGACCAATGCCACATTGGATATTACCATATAAAATGTCCTacattggatttatttattatctcaATACAGAGAAGGACCATAACCACAgtgtttacatttcagtgtgCTCGCTGCACCCGCTTATGTTTATAACGCACTTTATTCTCAAGTTAGGGCAAAGTGGCACAGTATTTATAAACAGGTTATTAATTCTATACATAGTTAGTATTAGTAAAACTCAGGTTATTCATATATCGTGAACTGTGATCCCTGTGGCCCCGAGAACGACCGACCCACATGTTGATGCCGGCCACTTGCTGTTTTCACCCAAAACATTGCCGCGCCATTGACTTCCATGCGATCACACTCGTTCATCATTTCTTCAATCCTTACAGAAAACACACCTCGCTCAATTTTACGGTATTTACCTAACAAAGGGAACCAGCAGCTAAAGctaatatttaaaatatctaATATCACTTGGTGgttaaaaatgtgtcagtcGCTGTACGGGCCTGGTTTTTGCTTGTGGTTCCTCTGTTGACACTTCCAGTATTCCGGGGCTGACAGGCAAAAACCAAACACGGCATTTGAGGACCCTCGGGTTGTTATGACCTTGCCTCAAAAAAACCTGTACAATAATAGGTGCTGTTTTTTGTGAGCAAAAGCTCGGTTGTACCTCCAAACCCAGAAACTGAGGGCTTGATTTACAGCATGGGAGTTAAAAGAATCACGCTCATAAACAAAGTCGCTGTCAGCAGTTACCGTAACTCACGGCTCTATCGGTCCTTTTACCTTATCCCTGACAAACAATGGCACAGCCTGACTCcttcacacattttcaaagcaggaaaaaaaaaaatgcagaactTGGCAGTGGGataagagggagggagggggggaggcgtGCATGCTGCTCTGtggatgttttttggggggggtgggggtcagcTGAAGGACGGCTCAGTTATTATCTGCAAAGAATGATTATCCGTGATTATTGCGGCCgggggagggcgagagagagagagatgtttgttTGGCCGAGTGTGATTCATGCAATTTGGGTGGGACGCCCCGATGCGCTCTGGTGTGATTTTATTAGGCTTTTTCAAAACTCAAGCTGTTTATTACCGCGCCACCGCGCAAGTGGCATAATCGAATTTCCAACCGTAAAACAGCTCACAGTTAATTTGTCAGTTCAAAGGAATGCAATCAAACTCCACAAGCGGAATATCATTTTTCGCTGTGTTTAATTCAGTTTGTTGACGGGGAGAGCGCTTCACACCCTTCCGGCGATCATTAGACCAGACCCTGTGGCCATGAACTGGCATTCAAGCCACAATTTGTGGCCATGAAACAAAGGATGACTGTGACAAAAACAGACTCCTTTGCTCTGAGAATGATATTCAAACACGGACACGTGCAGACGGGGATGCAAATGTAGCCACTCACACACGCGTGTTGACGTACGGATGCAAATGGCCGTACAACAGCAGTGCACGGCAGAGCCGACACAGACATCGGACTCACACATACGGTTCATTTCTCACCCGCAGGGCTTCTCGTCCTGTGCCGCTCGGAGTGCATATGTTGTTGCGCTTGGGCCTGTGtgaggacaggacaggaagagATAAAGGCAGCCCTGGTGGCGTGTTTACAGCTGTGGAAGACGAAGGGGGGAGAGGCCTGATGGCCGACGCCAGGCACTCTTACCCAAGCACAGCATCTCAAACGGTCTTCTTCGGTCACTGCTCCATATGTATCACGCGGAGGACGTTTTCAGTGTGCCGGAAAAAGAATTCAACAAGATGATATCATTTCTAGGGACTGTTTACAGTAGATGATGAGTCTAGAAAATCCAGGCGCGAGCTGTTCTCTAAATAGCCTCCAGGGAGCCAACCAAACTCCCACGATGCAAATATGTGGCAAATGTTCAGATAGCTATATGGACAGAGAGGTCCTCTCTGTTTCAAACATGAAACTGGTTATGGATGATGGGTTTATATTTGCATTAGGTGCATCAGTGGGCTATTGATGTAGCACCCAATCCATGATACATCTAGATGagttcattaaaaatatatagacTCAAAACAGTGACAGCATACTATAAATGAGAAAACTAGAGTGGTGCACGATGCATttaatagtttgacattttgggaaatgtacTCATTTGCCTTCTTGAAGAGAGTTTAGATGAGACAATCAACAGCACTACCACTACTGTAGGCCAATTGTATGGGGCTACATCCAGCATatgttagcttagcatataGCCTGGACACAGCTAGCTCTGTCCAAAGTTGaacattttaacataaatattAGGTTATAAGAATCTTAAATGACcgaaaaaatgatttggtggTGTGTactatttttttagtttgatgcatgacctgtactgcagccagccaccagggggcagtcaGGATGTTTTGGCATCACTTTTGGGAAGCTGTTACTGGTTGCTAGTTTTTGTATGGACtgaacaaatgagaaataacGTGTTAATATATAGATCTGTACGGGCTCTTAAAGCTGAATTCTGTTCTCGTTCAAAAAAGCCAAACCaactgtttccccctgtttctaGATTAGCACCACCCAATTTTCCCACATTaataacttttcctttaaaccaTAACgggtacagtgtgtgatctaCGCCGCCTTCACATGTCGCAtgtgtgttgtctgttgtcCTCTGAGAACCACGACGCCTCTGTCTCGCGCGCAATTAGTGATTTTCGCCAGTGTCGTGCTTTAGACACACGGATGAAAGGTCCCAGAGTATGTGGGACTTCCTGTTTTGCGACACACTTTTCCTGTTGTGGATGATATCCTCCTGAGTTCCTGACAGCTCAAACTCCATTATGACTTCTGGATTTAAGGGATCAGCGCAGCAGCGGCGCTTCACAGACACTAAGTGAAATATTTAGGTCAGTTGATCGTTCGAGTTCTTTCGTATGATTCGCTTATGAAATATGCATTTGCACGAgtccgggaaaaaaaaactcagagcACACAATGCACATGAGATGAGGGGGCATTGCTGATTGCTGAAATCCTTTGTACAGTAAACAACTGCGTTAAAAGATTCTTACCAACATTCCCTTTACTGTTTCCCCACTTTCTCCAGAGCCTCATTTCACGGAGCAAGAGGAGTCTGGTTCTTatttccctcccccccccccccctcccacacgTGGGAGGGAAGATGTTGCCGCCACCTTTCACTTGTTACTGAACCCAGGAGTCCGCTGTCACTCAACCTTGCCACCTAGTGGAGCTGCGAAGGTTAAACTCCCTCCTGGTCCACAGAGATATTGCACACCGCTACCTCCCTCGTCTGGGGAGGTGCCTGCTCTGCAACATTTCACGCCCATCCCCttcattttttacttcattttacctgctgaaaaaataatataacacCAACCAGCATTGCATTTTACCAAAATATAAGTTGGTGAAGTATTAAAAGCTCATTTCCAGCTTCCTATACAGGAGTTCAAGAGTCTGCTGGATCTCGCATAAAGAGGGGCTCTATCCACTAACGGGACACAGAAACGTTTCCCTCTGTCCCTTGACGTGCATGACTGTGTAAAAAGGCCAAAAACAAGTCCCATCCAACAAGAAGCAAATTGAGcctcggaggaggaagagtcacACCCACAACAAAGACTGGCCAATAAGAGAAAAGCCAGATGGAACCATCATCGAATGGCACTTTCTCTACAGCTGCACCGACAGCAGCACAAAATGGTGAACATTTACTTTGGGCACATCGGGGCTACGtatacacacaaccacaacacaCTGGCTAAGTGATTCGTCTTCCTCTCTTACAGGCACAGGGCCGACAGACAAATACACCAATCACAACTGGGAGTTCCTGGTGGCCGTCCTGGTCACAGCGATCTCTGTCTCCATCATCATCGCCCTTCTGGCCAAATGCCAAGTGGTCCGCCGTTACCTGGCCAGCTACCGGCACACGCGGCTGAGGGAGACAGACTCCGTCGGCCAGTGTGACCagtcaggtttgtttttttaaggaaaacaTACTCACAATAAAATgcgatttttcaaaaaaaaaaaaagagtgcagaACATGCACAATGATTGTACACAATCTAAAGCTCTAAAGGAAattgtttactgacgttataaaacagtgagaagtagagtcattttctcacttctatagaaacagtcgccctctgctggtgattccagagaatacacgCTTCAGGcaattcattttccagacccggtgaccacgtccatttttaaatacagtctatgcttGTGCGACAATGTCTCTGTCAGAATGCAAACTCCATTCAAGAGCGTTAACTTTGTCGAAATGCATTTACCCTCGCATTTCACCCCCCATTGGCTTTGAGATCGGGCGCTGTGCTGTCATGGGTGTTCTTTTATGACTCTGAGTTGCGTTTTTTTGGCCAGTTTCCCCTCATCCGGATTACGGCTTTCCATCTCCTCTTCACTTATAggccacatttttttccagttagaGCAACATATAGGTCTTACCTTTAAATGCTCGTTAAGCCACTCACTTGTATTTCCATCGCTGCTCCCAGGCCTAGAGGTAGAGTTCGCCATGCACGGCGGACGTGGCGTGAACCCTCACTGTGTCCCGCCCGTgggcgaggaggaagacgacgacggCTTCATCGAGGACAACTACATCCCGGCCAGCGAGAGGGCGAGGGCGGAGAGGGCGGCGGAGATCATGGAGGACACTGAGGAAGAGTTGGATGAGATTGAGTTCTCCATCGCCTAGTCGCAGTGTCTCTACACCTCCTCAGCTGAACCACCAATTCCACTCCCATCTCCTCTTAATTTCCTTTCTCTTTATTTGAGTGAGATTCACGTTGTCAgtcacaacatttttaaacattcagaaaacacaaatagcAATGCTCAAGAGGATGGTCTCACCGTGTGGTACTAGGACCAAAGAAAGATATTCTTTATACGAGTCAAgctggtcatgttttttttgtcagcagttACAGTGAATTATATGTTACTTATTTTTGATAATCTAGGGAATAAAATTGTACCTTCAAAAAAGCAAAGGTTTTCTGAAAAGGGAAGGATCAAAGTGTCTCCTTTAAATATCCACAT contains:
- the c13h1orf210 gene encoding type III endosome membrane protein TEMP; its protein translation is MEPSSNGTFSTAAPTAAQNGTGPTDKYTNHNWEFLVAVLVTAISVSIIIALLAKCQVVRRYLASYRHTRLRETDSVGQCDQSGLEVEFAMHGGRGVNPHCVPPVGEEEDDDGFIEDNYIPASERARAERAAEIMEDTEEELDEIEFSIA